A genomic region of Echeneis naucrates chromosome 24, fEcheNa1.1, whole genome shotgun sequence contains the following coding sequences:
- the clmnb gene encoding dystrophin isoform X1, protein MRMQDRVNWDSQKQFGETSDQHLQQRRDGRRAIQKRTFTRWMNVFLQRCDPPVEVRDLFVDIQDGRMLMALLEELSGCKLLYRFRSSAHRIFRLNNISKALAFLDDRHVKLLGIDASGIADGVPSVVLSLIWNIILHFQVKEVTRCSERHLSSSLSALSMSSYTSSSDFSPQPDDTGSYSCSTLPSKSRKVAREPKYHGKAIKTFLQWVQRCTSKFGVEVHDFGKSWRNGMAFLALIKYINPDLVDLRESLSREPRENIQQAFMIANRSLDIIPLLEPEDVTRCSPDEQSIITYVSMFLRHCSDVDEDRTTDIEVPQIPNFGTPESVSFGEILADNTEAQALFRGLEKSNEQLLWKRWSKRSSGSPRTTTLCSYGEVTSAVSSSDGDIFSPCHGQRLADQSVGCTALSQCNKKKGRCRSILKPPSPLDAGVASQEIQSWLEKGSDQANSKTRGDEGHLSLSSEEGIYTLSVLDSDEEDAYSYILDLNKEVFQPSRQVTSVKEETAEEMNEESNYLETCEILNGCKLQEGFPLQNADFDLESEVGTQSVVCRKFDLEKNESSFRDMKHNRPVFPVKPKDESSRIEEEEEERVGGQINNYDEEMRETENVVVKCGYDKTKSLIEESEQAKIIEMYRWQNKVEGGTERRLSEKSAQVSEKRPTGQEEENNLTTFEEVQERKFGKEKHEGGDTKREEGLGVGELRSARVHTNEKRKNTVSEMEDLTKNWKYEDTEECADEVTNPEDFAADRGVEIKKRRLTAKKGTIQHLGETTTKSDTNGGVSVGAGSNSHTSCGATPHSYRSEGGFILQSLAASCDITPLELGTLLCLWILLYCCLILPQMNL, encoded by the exons ATGGGCGGAGAGCGATACAGAAGAGGACCTTTACCAGGTGGAtgaatgtgtttctgcagaga TGTGATCCTCCAGTTGAAGTTCGTGACCTGTTCGTAGACATTCAGGATGGAAGAATGCTCATGGCTCTGCTGGAGGAGCTGTCTGGGTGTAAACTA CTTTACAGGTTCAGGTCGTCTGCTCACCGCATTTTCAGACTGAACAACATTTCCAAGGCCCTGGCTTTCCTGGATGATAGACAT GTAAAGCTGCTGGGTATTGATGCCTCTGGAATTGCTGATGGTGTTCCCTCTGTTGTTCTTAGCCTCATCTGGAACATAATCCTCCATTTCCAG GTAAAGGAAGTGACAAGATGCTCCGAGAGGCATTTGTCTTCTAGCCTCTCTGCTTTATCAATGAGCAGTTACACCTCCTCCAGTGACTTCTCACCCCAGCCGGATGACACTGGCAGCTACTCCTGCAGCACCCTGCCAAGCAAAAGTAGAAAAGTGGCCAGGGAGCCAAAGTACCACGGGAAAGCAATCAAGACATTCTTGCAATGGGTCCAAAGATGCACATCAAA GTTTGGGGTGGAAGTGCATGACTTTGGGAAGAGCTGGAGAAATGGGATGGCGTTCCTCGCATTGATTAAGTACATTAACCCAGACTTGGTTGACCTGAGAGAGAGTCTGTCCAGAGAGCcaagagaaaacattcagcagGCCTTCATGATAGCTAATCGCAGTCTGGACATCATACCTCTACTGGAGCCTGAAG aTGTGACACGTTGTTCACCGGATGAGCAGTCCATCATTACCTATGTGTCTATGTTCCTGAGACACTGTTCAGACGTAGATGAG GACCGAACGACAGACATTGAAGTTCCCCAGATTCCAAATTTTGGAACCCCTGAGTCAGTCAGCTTTGGAGAGATCCTCGCTGACAACACAGAAGCTCAAGCTCTGTTCAGAGGCTTAGAGAAAAGCAATGAGCAGCTACTGTGGAAAAGGTGGTCGAAAAGATCCTCAGGGAGCCCACGCACAACCACGCTTTGCTCATATGGAGAAGTAACATCTGCTGTCTCCTCCAGCGATGGCGACATCTTTTCACCTTGCCATGGCCAACGCCTCGCTGACCAATCTGTGGGCTGCACTGCCCTGTCACAATGTAACAAAAAGAAAGGCAGGTGTAGGAGCATTCTGAAGCCACCCAGTCCACTGGACGCAGGCGTAGCCAGCCAGGAGATACAATCATGGCTGGAGAAAGGCTCAGACCAGGccaacagcaaaacaagaggGGATGAGGGTCACCTTTCTTTGAGCTCCGAGGAAGGAATCTACACCTTGTCAGTCCTGGACTCAGACGAGGAGGACGCCTACAGCTACATCCTGGATCTGAACAAAGAGGTTTTTCAACCATCTAGACAAGTAACAAGCGTCAAAGAGGAGACGgcagaagaaatgaatgaagagTCAAATTACCTTGAAACATGCGAGATATTAAATGGATGTAAACTTCAGGAAGGCTTCCCTTTACAAAATGCAGATTTTGATCTAGAATCTGAAGTCGGGACTCAGTCAGTGGTTTGCAGGAAgtttgatttggaaaaaaatgaaagtagtTTCAGAGATATGAAACACAATAGACCCGTGTTTCCAGTGAAGCCAAAGGATGAAAGCAGTCgaatagaggaggaggaggaggagagagttGGAGGACAGATTAATAATTATGATGAGGAAATGagggaaacagaaaatgtggtGGTGAAATGTGGATATGATAAAACCAAGTCTCTGATAGAGGAATCGGAGCAAGCAAAGATTATCGAAATGTATAGATGGCAGAATAAGGTTGAGGGAGGCACTGAGAGACGGCTTTCAGAGAAATCTGCACAAGTGAGTGAGAAGAGACCAACAGgccaagaggaagaaaacaatttGACCACATTTGAGGAAGTGCAGGAGAGGAAGTTCGGGAAGGAAAAACACGAAGGGGGTGATACAAAGAGGGAAGAAGGTTTAGGGGTAGGAGAATTGAGGTCAGCTAGAgttcacacaaatgaaaaaagaaaaaacactgtcTCTGAAATGGAAGATTTAACCAAGAATTGGAAATATGAAGACACAGAGGAATGTGCAGACGAAGTCACAAATCCAGAGGATTTTGCTGCAGACAGGGGAGTGGAGATTAAGAAACGCAGACTGACTGCCAAGAAGGGAACAATACAGCACCTGGGTGAGACTACCACAAAAAGTGACACTAATGGAGGTGTTAGCGTTGGTGCTGGTAGTAACAGTCACACTTCCTGCGGTGCCACCCCTCATTCATACCG
- the clmnb gene encoding dystrophin isoform X2 codes for MRMQDRVNWDSQKQFGETSDQHLQQRRDGRRAIQKRTFTRWMNVFLQRCDPPVEVRDLFVDIQDGRMLMALLEELSGCKLLYRFRSSAHRIFRLNNISKALAFLDDRHVKLLGIDASGIADGVPSVVLSLIWNIILHFQVKEVTRCSERHLSSSLSALSMSSYTSSSDFSPQPDDTGSYSCSTLPSKSRKVAREPKYHGKAIKTFLQWVQRCTSKFGVEVHDFGKSWRNGMAFLALIKYINPDLVDLRESLSREPRENIQQAFMIANRSLDIIPLLEPEDVTRCSPDEQSIITYVSMFLRHCSDVDEDRTTDIEVPQIPNFGTPESVSFGEILADNTEAQALFRGLEKSNEQLLWKRWSKRSSGSPRTTTLCSYGEVTSAVSSSDGDIFSPCHGQRLADQSVGCTALSQCNKKKGRCRSILKPPSPLDAGVASQEIQSWLEKGSDQANSKTRGDEGHLSLSSEEGIYTLSVLDSDEEDAYSYILDLNKEVFQPSRQVTSVKEETAEEMNEESNYLETCEILNGCKLQEGFPLQNADFDLESEVGTQSVVCRKFDLEKNESSFRDMKHNRPVFPVKPKDESSRIEEEEEERVGGQINNYDEEMRETENVVVKCGYDKTKSLIEESEQAKIIEMYRWQNKVEGGTERRLSEKSAQVSEKRPTGQEEENNLTTFEEVQERKFGKEKHEGGDTKREEGLGVGELRSARVHTNEKRKNTVSEMEDLTKNWKYEDTEECADEVTNPEDFAADRGVEIKKRRLTAKKGTIQHLGETTTKSDTNGGVSVGAGSNSHTSCGATPHSYREGGFILQSLAASCDITPLELGTLLCLWILLYCCLILPQMNL; via the exons ATGGGCGGAGAGCGATACAGAAGAGGACCTTTACCAGGTGGAtgaatgtgtttctgcagaga TGTGATCCTCCAGTTGAAGTTCGTGACCTGTTCGTAGACATTCAGGATGGAAGAATGCTCATGGCTCTGCTGGAGGAGCTGTCTGGGTGTAAACTA CTTTACAGGTTCAGGTCGTCTGCTCACCGCATTTTCAGACTGAACAACATTTCCAAGGCCCTGGCTTTCCTGGATGATAGACAT GTAAAGCTGCTGGGTATTGATGCCTCTGGAATTGCTGATGGTGTTCCCTCTGTTGTTCTTAGCCTCATCTGGAACATAATCCTCCATTTCCAG GTAAAGGAAGTGACAAGATGCTCCGAGAGGCATTTGTCTTCTAGCCTCTCTGCTTTATCAATGAGCAGTTACACCTCCTCCAGTGACTTCTCACCCCAGCCGGATGACACTGGCAGCTACTCCTGCAGCACCCTGCCAAGCAAAAGTAGAAAAGTGGCCAGGGAGCCAAAGTACCACGGGAAAGCAATCAAGACATTCTTGCAATGGGTCCAAAGATGCACATCAAA GTTTGGGGTGGAAGTGCATGACTTTGGGAAGAGCTGGAGAAATGGGATGGCGTTCCTCGCATTGATTAAGTACATTAACCCAGACTTGGTTGACCTGAGAGAGAGTCTGTCCAGAGAGCcaagagaaaacattcagcagGCCTTCATGATAGCTAATCGCAGTCTGGACATCATACCTCTACTGGAGCCTGAAG aTGTGACACGTTGTTCACCGGATGAGCAGTCCATCATTACCTATGTGTCTATGTTCCTGAGACACTGTTCAGACGTAGATGAG GACCGAACGACAGACATTGAAGTTCCCCAGATTCCAAATTTTGGAACCCCTGAGTCAGTCAGCTTTGGAGAGATCCTCGCTGACAACACAGAAGCTCAAGCTCTGTTCAGAGGCTTAGAGAAAAGCAATGAGCAGCTACTGTGGAAAAGGTGGTCGAAAAGATCCTCAGGGAGCCCACGCACAACCACGCTTTGCTCATATGGAGAAGTAACATCTGCTGTCTCCTCCAGCGATGGCGACATCTTTTCACCTTGCCATGGCCAACGCCTCGCTGACCAATCTGTGGGCTGCACTGCCCTGTCACAATGTAACAAAAAGAAAGGCAGGTGTAGGAGCATTCTGAAGCCACCCAGTCCACTGGACGCAGGCGTAGCCAGCCAGGAGATACAATCATGGCTGGAGAAAGGCTCAGACCAGGccaacagcaaaacaagaggGGATGAGGGTCACCTTTCTTTGAGCTCCGAGGAAGGAATCTACACCTTGTCAGTCCTGGACTCAGACGAGGAGGACGCCTACAGCTACATCCTGGATCTGAACAAAGAGGTTTTTCAACCATCTAGACAAGTAACAAGCGTCAAAGAGGAGACGgcagaagaaatgaatgaagagTCAAATTACCTTGAAACATGCGAGATATTAAATGGATGTAAACTTCAGGAAGGCTTCCCTTTACAAAATGCAGATTTTGATCTAGAATCTGAAGTCGGGACTCAGTCAGTGGTTTGCAGGAAgtttgatttggaaaaaaatgaaagtagtTTCAGAGATATGAAACACAATAGACCCGTGTTTCCAGTGAAGCCAAAGGATGAAAGCAGTCgaatagaggaggaggaggaggagagagttGGAGGACAGATTAATAATTATGATGAGGAAATGagggaaacagaaaatgtggtGGTGAAATGTGGATATGATAAAACCAAGTCTCTGATAGAGGAATCGGAGCAAGCAAAGATTATCGAAATGTATAGATGGCAGAATAAGGTTGAGGGAGGCACTGAGAGACGGCTTTCAGAGAAATCTGCACAAGTGAGTGAGAAGAGACCAACAGgccaagaggaagaaaacaatttGACCACATTTGAGGAAGTGCAGGAGAGGAAGTTCGGGAAGGAAAAACACGAAGGGGGTGATACAAAGAGGGAAGAAGGTTTAGGGGTAGGAGAATTGAGGTCAGCTAGAgttcacacaaatgaaaaaagaaaaaacactgtcTCTGAAATGGAAGATTTAACCAAGAATTGGAAATATGAAGACACAGAGGAATGTGCAGACGAAGTCACAAATCCAGAGGATTTTGCTGCAGACAGGGGAGTGGAGATTAAGAAACGCAGACTGACTGCCAAGAAGGGAACAATACAGCACCTGGGTGAGACTACCACAAAAAGTGACACTAATGGAGGTGTTAGCGTTGGTGCTGGTAGTAACAGTCACACTTCCTGCGGTGCCACCCCTCATTCATACCG